A single region of the Cronobacter condimenti 1330 genome encodes:
- a CDS encoding ABC transporter permease, translated as MIFRGRYASRTRRRPLPGDGLLGGTLLALLILAALLSPWLPLPDPLHSDLSAVFQAPGATHWLGADQLGRDLLSRILAGARLSLFVVIVAALIAATMGTLMGMVAGYFGGWVDALIMRLIDIQLAVPFILLILLVMALFGTSLSNIIVIMGVTSWAIYARVARARTLEIRELEYIEAAKTMGFSHLRIMLRHILPALATPLLVLLTLDIPRLIVLEASVGFLGMGIQPPTPTLGNLIGEGRAYMLLAPWLVVWPGCAIAMLVVGCNLLGDYWLRVTQARVE; from the coding sequence ATGATCTTCAGAGGCCGTTACGCATCCCGAACACGTCGCCGTCCCCTGCCGGGGGACGGCCTTCTTGGCGGTACGCTGTTAGCATTGCTTATCCTGGCCGCGCTTCTCTCCCCGTGGCTCCCTTTACCCGACCCGCTACACAGTGACCTGAGCGCCGTCTTTCAGGCGCCCGGCGCAACGCACTGGCTGGGCGCCGATCAGCTCGGGCGCGATCTGCTCTCGCGCATTCTCGCGGGTGCCCGGCTGTCGCTTTTTGTGGTCATTGTCGCCGCCCTTATCGCTGCCACGATGGGCACGCTCATGGGCATGGTCGCCGGGTATTTCGGCGGCTGGGTCGATGCGCTGATTATGCGGCTTATCGACATACAGCTGGCCGTGCCGTTTATTCTGCTGATCCTGCTCGTGATGGCGCTCTTTGGCACCTCACTGAGCAATATTATTGTGATTATGGGGGTGACCAGCTGGGCCATTTACGCCCGCGTGGCGCGCGCCCGAACGCTTGAAATTCGTGAGCTGGAATACATTGAAGCCGCCAAAACCATGGGGTTTTCACACCTTCGCATTATGCTGCGCCACATTTTACCGGCGCTCGCCACCCCGCTCCTGGTGCTCCTCACACTGGATATTCCCCGGCTGATTGTGCTTGAGGCCTCGGTCGGTTTTCTTGGCATGGGCATCCAGCCGCCGACACCGACGCTTGGCAACCTGATTGGCGAAGGCCGCGCTTATATGCTGCTCGCCCCCTGGCTCGTCGTCTGGCCGGGCTGCGCCATCGCCATGCTGGTGGTGGGCTGCAACCTGCTCGGTGACTACTGGCTGCGCGTGACACAGGCGAGGGTCGAATAA